The following proteins are encoded in a genomic region of Iodidimonas sp. SYSU 1G8:
- a CDS encoding leucyl aminopeptidase, which translates to MRISFTDDRDQLSGALAVFALKGKMLSQTAEAFDARTGGAVRRAMETSRAKGDKGKSVELLAPANMDADRLLVAGLGDADALTIAGAQAAGGAVAGHYKTSGQDQVTVFADPIEGAAIGAAEFAAHVAYGALLKSYSFDKYFTKKSDSNSRVTLKRMVVVTDDPKAAKKAFESLEKIAEGVFLTRDLVSEPANIIYPESLADACRALASLGVEVDVLGEERMAELGMGALLGVGQGSARESQLVVMEWNGAKSGKKGPVTFVGKGVTFDTGGISIKPAAGMEMMKWDMGGAGAVIGLMKALAGRKAKVHAVGIVGLVENMPSSTAQRPGDVVTSMSGQTIEVINTDAEGRLVLADALHYAQERFKPQFIVDLATLTGAIITSLGNEYAGLFSNDDTLSAQLAKAGEAENEKVWRFPLTDAYDKMINSQIADMKNVGTGGKAGSITAAQFLQRFIRRGTPWAHLDIAGTAWTDSESATVPKGGTGYGVRLLNRLVADHYEGK; encoded by the coding sequence ATGCGCATTTCCTTTACCGACGACCGCGATCAGCTTTCCGGCGCTCTGGCCGTCTTCGCTCTCAAGGGCAAGATGCTCTCCCAGACGGCCGAAGCCTTCGATGCGCGGACCGGTGGCGCGGTGCGCCGGGCCATGGAAACCTCGCGCGCCAAGGGCGACAAGGGCAAGTCCGTCGAGCTCCTCGCGCCCGCCAACATGGACGCCGATCGCCTGCTGGTCGCAGGATTGGGCGATGCGGACGCTCTGACTATCGCCGGCGCCCAGGCGGCGGGCGGCGCCGTCGCTGGGCATTACAAGACCTCCGGCCAGGATCAGGTCACCGTGTTCGCCGACCCCATCGAGGGCGCGGCGATCGGCGCGGCCGAGTTCGCTGCCCATGTCGCCTACGGAGCGCTGCTGAAATCCTATTCCTTCGACAAGTATTTCACCAAGAAGAGCGACAGCAATTCGCGCGTTACCCTGAAGCGCATGGTCGTCGTGACCGACGACCCCAAGGCGGCCAAGAAGGCGTTCGAAAGCCTCGAGAAGATCGCCGAGGGCGTCTTCCTGACGCGCGATCTGGTCAGCGAACCGGCCAACATCATCTACCCGGAAAGCCTCGCCGATGCCTGCCGCGCCCTGGCCTCGCTGGGAGTCGAGGTCGATGTTCTCGGCGAGGAGCGCATGGCCGAACTCGGCATGGGCGCGCTGCTCGGCGTCGGCCAGGGCAGCGCCCGCGAGAGCCAGCTCGTCGTCATGGAATGGAATGGCGCCAAGAGCGGGAAGAAGGGTCCCGTGACTTTCGTCGGCAAGGGCGTGACGTTCGATACCGGCGGCATCTCCATCAAGCCGGCCGCCGGCATGGAAATGATGAAATGGGACATGGGCGGCGCCGGCGCCGTGATCGGACTGATGAAGGCGCTCGCGGGCCGCAAGGCCAAGGTTCACGCCGTCGGCATCGTCGGGCTGGTCGAGAACATGCCCTCCAGCACGGCGCAGCGGCCGGGCGACGTGGTCACCTCCATGTCCGGCCAGACCATCGAGGTCATCAACACGGACGCCGAAGGCCGGCTCGTGCTCGCCGACGCCCTGCATTACGCGCAGGAACGCTTCAAGCCCCAGTTCATCGTCGATCTTGCCACCTTGACCGGCGCCATCATCACGTCCCTGGGCAACGAGTATGCGGGCCTGTTCTCGAACGACGACACGCTGAGCGCGCAGCTTGCCAAGGCCGGCGAGGCCGAGAACGAGAAAGTCTGGCGTTTTCCGCTGACCGATGCCTACGACAAGATGATCAACTCGCAGATCGCCGACATGAAGAATGTCGGCACCGGCGGCAAGGCCGGCAGCATCACCGCCGCGCAGTTCCTGCAGCGCTTCATCCGGCGCGGCACGCCCTGGGCCCATCTGGACATCGCCGGCACGGCCTGGACGGATTCGGAAAGCGCGACCGTGCCGAAAGGCGGCACCGGCTATGGCGTGCGCCTGCTCAACCGGCTCGTCGCGGATCATTACGAGGGCAAGTGA
- a CDS encoding DNA polymerase III subunit chi: MTDISFYHLQRRSLEETLPKLLERVIASKQRAVVLAESEEQVEAISSRLWTYDADSFLPHGSARDGFPAEQPIYLTSGEENPNGASILVLIDGRLPGFLSGFARCLDLFNGHDPESVQGARERWRAYKADGHPVTYWQQNDDGRWEKKA, translated from the coding sequence GTGACCGACATCAGCTTCTACCACCTGCAGCGGCGCAGCCTGGAGGAGACCCTCCCCAAGCTGCTCGAGAGGGTGATCGCCTCGAAGCAGCGCGCTGTCGTTCTGGCCGAGTCCGAAGAGCAGGTGGAGGCGATCAGCAGCCGCCTGTGGACCTATGATGCCGACTCGTTCCTGCCGCATGGATCGGCGCGCGACGGCTTTCCGGCCGAGCAGCCGATCTATCTGACCAGCGGCGAGGAAAATCCGAACGGCGCCAGCATCCTCGTGCTGATCGATGGCCGCCTGCCGGGTTTTCTCTCCGGGTTCGCCCGGTGCCTCGACCTGTTCAACGGCCATGATCCCGAGTCCGTGCAGGGCGCGCGCGAACGCTGGCGCGCCTACAAGGCGGACGGTCATCCGGTCACCTACTGGCAGCAGAACGATGACGGGCGCTGGGAAAAGAAGGCCTGA
- a CDS encoding ester cyclase, with protein MTAILHRQLVRQFYDVMWNQWNVETGRRILTMDVEFDGSMGVSTEGLADFFGYMDLVRRAFPDFRSHLETLVADNGGASARLLCTGTHQGDLPGLPATGREISYAGAAFFQFRQMRICKVWVLGDREALFEQLS; from the coding sequence TTGACGGCCATTCTGCACCGCCAGCTCGTCCGACAGTTCTACGATGTCATGTGGAATCAGTGGAACGTGGAGACCGGCCGGCGCATCCTGACCATGGATGTCGAGTTCGATGGATCGATGGGCGTGTCCACTGAAGGGCTGGCCGATTTCTTCGGCTACATGGACTTGGTCCGGCGCGCGTTTCCCGACTTCCGCAGCCATCTGGAAACGCTGGTCGCCGACAATGGCGGCGCGTCGGCGCGGCTGCTGTGCACCGGCACCCACCAGGGCGATCTGCCCGGTCTCCCGGCGACGGGCCGCGAGATTTCCTATGCGGGCGCGGCGTTTTTCCAGTTCCGGCAGATGCGCATCTGCAAGGTCTGGGTGCTGGGCGACCGCGAGGCGCTGTTCGAGCAGCTTTCGTAG
- the ndk gene encoding nucleoside-diphosphate kinase — protein MATERTLSIIKPDATRRNLTGKINTLLEDAGLRIVAQKRIQLTKAQAEGFYAVHSERPFFNDLVSFMISGPVVVQVLEGENAVQKNRDVMGATNPANAAEGTIRKTFAESIEANSAHGSDSLENAAIEIAYFFSGLEIVG, from the coding sequence ATGGCCACTGAACGTACGCTGTCGATCATCAAACCCGATGCCACGCGCCGCAACCTGACCGGCAAGATCAACACGCTGCTGGAAGACGCCGGCCTGCGCATCGTCGCGCAAAAGCGCATCCAGCTGACCAAGGCGCAGGCGGAAGGCTTCTATGCCGTGCACAGCGAGCGTCCGTTCTTCAACGATCTGGTCAGCTTCATGATCTCCGGCCCGGTCGTGGTCCAGGTCCTGGAAGGCGAGAACGCCGTTCAGAAGAACCGTGACGTGATGGGCGCCACCAATCCGGCCAATGCCGCCGAGGGCACCATCCGCAAGACCTTCGCTGAATCCATCGAAGCCAATTCGGCGCACGGTTCGGATTCGCTCGAGAACGCGGCGATCGAGATCGCCTATTTCTTCAGCGGCCTCGAAATCGTCGGCTGA
- the purN gene encoding phosphoribosylglycinamide formyltransferase, protein MRFAILISGRGSNMQALLEACAATDHPAKPVIVISNKADAAGLAIAESHGVPTKVISHRDYPSRQAFDDALHDAIIDSGAEVICLAGFMRLLEAEFVDRWRDRILNVHPSLLPAYRGLHTHQRVLEDGVRFSGCTVHFVRSEMDEGPIVFQACVPVRADDTEDALAARVLAWEHKLYPLALRLMAEGKLRVEGSRVLLDTPLRVQDGLMSPCPEIA, encoded by the coding sequence GTGCGCTTCGCCATCCTGATTTCCGGACGCGGCAGCAACATGCAGGCGCTGCTGGAAGCCTGCGCCGCCACCGATCATCCGGCAAAGCCCGTCATCGTCATCTCCAACAAGGCGGATGCGGCGGGCCTGGCCATCGCCGAGTCCCACGGCGTGCCGACGAAAGTCATCAGTCACCGGGATTATCCGTCGCGTCAGGCGTTCGACGACGCGCTGCATGACGCCATTATCGATAGCGGCGCCGAGGTGATCTGCCTCGCCGGATTCATGCGTCTGCTCGAGGCCGAGTTCGTCGACCGGTGGCGTGACAGGATTCTCAACGTCCATCCTTCCCTGCTTCCGGCGTATCGCGGCTTGCACACCCATCAGCGGGTGCTGGAGGATGGTGTCCGGTTTTCGGGATGCACGGTCCATTTCGTGCGGTCCGAGATGGATGAAGGTCCCATCGTCTTCCAGGCTTGCGTCCCCGTGCGCGCCGACGATACCGAGGACGCGCTCGCCGCCCGTGTTCTGGCGTGGGAGCACAAGCTCTATCCGCTGGCGCTGCGGCTGATGGCCGAGGGCAAGCTGCGGGTCGAGGGCTCGCGCGTCCTGCTGGACACACCGCTGCGAGTTCAGGACGGACTGATGAGCCCCTGCCCGGAGATCGCCTGA
- the purM gene encoding phosphoribosylformylglycinamidine cyclo-ligase: protein MTRNTEPLSYKTAGVDIDAGNALVDRIKPLAASTRRAGSNADLGGFGAFFDLKGAGYSDPILVACNDGVGTKLKVAIDSGRHDTVGIDLVAMSVNDLVVQGAEPLLFLDYFATGKLDVDAAAAVIAGIADGCRQAGCALIGGETAEMPGMYAGDDYDLAGFAVGAVERGQQLTGAAVSAGDIVLGLASTGLHSNGFSLARKVVERTGLSYADPAPFDPSRSLGEALLTPTRIYVRSCLAALREGVVHALAHITGGGLVENLPRVLPKDLVAELEVGSWSRPDVFGWLQHEGNVPEDDMVRTFNCGIGMAVVVPADAVDTATAVFEAHGETVFRIGRIRVRQDGEPAVSLI from the coding sequence GTGACACGCAACACCGAGCCCCTCAGCTACAAGACCGCTGGTGTCGATATCGACGCCGGCAACGCGCTTGTGGACCGGATCAAGCCGCTTGCCGCATCGACCCGCCGCGCCGGATCGAATGCCGATCTGGGCGGGTTCGGCGCCTTCTTCGACCTGAAGGGCGCCGGCTACTCCGATCCGATCCTCGTCGCGTGCAATGACGGGGTCGGCACCAAGCTGAAAGTGGCGATCGACAGCGGCCGTCATGACACGGTCGGGATCGATCTTGTCGCCATGAGCGTCAACGATCTGGTGGTCCAGGGCGCCGAACCGTTGCTCTTCCTCGACTATTTCGCGACAGGCAAGCTCGATGTTGACGCGGCGGCCGCTGTCATCGCGGGCATCGCCGATGGCTGCAGGCAGGCCGGATGCGCGTTGATCGGCGGCGAGACCGCCGAGATGCCCGGCATGTACGCGGGGGATGACTACGACCTCGCGGGCTTCGCCGTGGGCGCGGTCGAGCGTGGCCAGCAGCTGACCGGAGCCGCCGTTTCCGCCGGTGACATTGTCCTGGGTCTCGCATCCACCGGATTGCATTCCAACGGATTTTCCCTCGCGCGCAAGGTTGTCGAGCGGACCGGCTTGTCCTATGCCGATCCCGCGCCGTTCGATCCCTCCCGCTCGCTCGGTGAAGCCTTGCTGACGCCGACGCGAATCTATGTCCGCAGCTGCCTCGCCGCGCTGCGTGAGGGTGTCGTGCATGCCCTGGCGCACATCACCGGCGGCGGCCTCGTGGAGAATCTGCCGCGTGTCCTTCCCAAGGACCTGGTCGCCGAACTGGAGGTTGGATCATGGTCCCGTCCGGACGTCTTCGGCTGGCTGCAGCATGAGGGCAACGTGCCGGAGGACGACATGGTCCGCACGTTCAATTGCGGTATCGGCATGGCCGTCGTCGTTCCCGCCGATGCCGTGGACACGGCAACGGCGGTATTCGAAGCGCATGGCGAGACGGTATTCCGCATCGGACGCATCAGGGTCCGCCAGGACGGCGAGCCCGCCGTCAGCCTGATCTAG
- a CDS encoding DUF2066 domain-containing protein, producing MTHTLGGARPALYAFIGFVALTASCFATLPAVAAGSFQAFAVPDVPVDVTADTAAAARNIAIGEAQGQAFGMLLRRMTLKEDRGRLPRLDGNSVSSLVQSIEFSEERYSSTRYIAKVTVAFSPNGIRSLLQRNNIPFAEAPENPILVLPVFNGALGQANPWWNAWERQDWRENLLSFELPRDTASGGPSAAEIMQGAGPWLENIGRRHGTAEVLVAMATWDNSSSPLKLVVDLRRYGVAGETTQNVTFSQMTGETPEALLTRAARDIGSDITTEWKRYAMIGQGAQTQILAIMDLRSLQDLVAVRERLARAPMIKSASVESMNTHRAMFNLTVTVPPEQLGGALAQYGVMIDQRDGDWHMAPRR from the coding sequence ATGACACACACGCTTGGGGGCGCGCGCCCCGCATTATACGCCTTCATCGGATTCGTGGCCCTGACCGCGAGTTGTTTCGCCACGCTGCCGGCAGTGGCCGCGGGGTCCTTCCAGGCCTTCGCGGTACCGGATGTGCCCGTCGACGTCACCGCCGATACCGCCGCCGCCGCCCGCAATATCGCCATCGGCGAAGCGCAGGGCCAGGCCTTCGGCATGCTGTTGCGGCGCATGACCTTGAAGGAGGACCGCGGCCGGCTGCCGCGTCTCGATGGCAATTCCGTGTCCTCCCTGGTGCAGAGCATCGAGTTCAGCGAGGAACGCTATTCCTCGACCCGCTACATCGCCAAGGTCACCGTGGCGTTCAGCCCCAACGGCATCCGTTCGCTGCTCCAGCGCAACAACATCCCGTTCGCCGAGGCGCCGGAGAACCCGATCCTCGTTCTTCCCGTCTTCAATGGCGCGTTGGGACAGGCCAATCCCTGGTGGAACGCCTGGGAGCGGCAGGACTGGCGCGAAAATCTCCTGTCGTTCGAGTTGCCCCGGGATACCGCCTCGGGCGGGCCGAGCGCGGCGGAAATCATGCAGGGCGCCGGGCCCTGGCTGGAGAACATCGGACGCCGGCATGGTACCGCCGAGGTGCTGGTGGCCATGGCCACATGGGACAATTCGAGCAGTCCGCTGAAACTGGTCGTCGACCTGCGCCGCTATGGCGTCGCCGGCGAGACGACCCAGAACGTCACCTTCAGCCAGATGACCGGAGAAACGCCGGAGGCGTTGCTGACCCGTGCCGCCCGGGACATCGGTAGTGACATCACCACGGAGTGGAAGCGCTACGCGATGATCGGGCAGGGCGCCCAGACCCAGATCCTGGCGATCATGGACCTTCGCTCGCTACAGGATCTCGTGGCCGTGCGGGAACGGCTCGCCCGCGCCCCCATGATCAAGTCGGCGAGCGTGGAAAGCATGAACACCCACCGCGCCATGTTCAATCTGACCGTGACGGTACCGCCCGAACAACTCGGCGGCGCCCTGGCCCAGTACGGCGTCATGATCGACCAGCGGGACGGCGACTGGCACATGGCACCGCGCCGTTAG
- a CDS encoding DnaA/Hda family protein, translating into MQLAFDLPARPAMEREDFLVAPCNHDAVEWIDRWPAWPYPALVLHGPARSGKTHLARVWQKRAGAFWATRADAPDCLAAAGAGQGICLDIDGTIEDETALFHLFNWTREHGGSLLITGNAPPRDWGVTLPDLRSRLQAAPTAMLAEPDDALLAAVTVKLFSDRQLAVAPDLLNYILQRTDRSFAALGDAVDRLDKAALQEKRRITPRFAKQVLGY; encoded by the coding sequence ATGCAACTCGCCTTTGACTTGCCCGCCCGTCCGGCGATGGAGCGCGAGGATTTCCTCGTGGCGCCCTGCAATCACGATGCGGTCGAATGGATCGACCGCTGGCCGGCATGGCCGTATCCCGCGCTGGTCCTGCACGGTCCGGCGCGCAGCGGGAAAACCCATCTGGCGCGGGTCTGGCAGAAACGGGCCGGCGCGTTCTGGGCGACCCGGGCCGACGCACCCGACTGCCTTGCCGCCGCGGGCGCGGGGCAGGGAATCTGCCTCGATATCGACGGTACGATCGAAGACGAAACCGCGCTGTTCCATCTGTTCAACTGGACGCGCGAACATGGCGGCAGCCTGCTGATCACCGGCAATGCCCCGCCGCGCGACTGGGGCGTGACATTGCCCGATCTGCGCTCGCGCCTACAGGCCGCGCCGACCGCTATGCTGGCCGAGCCCGACGACGCCCTGCTCGCCGCGGTGACCGTCAAACTGTTTTCGGATCGACAACTTGCGGTCGCGCCCGACCTGCTGAATTATATCCTGCAGAGGACCGACCGCTCCTTCGCCGCGCTGGGCGATGCGGTGGACAGGCTCGACAAGGCCGCTCTGCAGGAAAAACGCCGCATCACACCGCGTTTTGCAAAGCAGGTCCTCGGGTACTGA